One genomic segment of Lysobacter sp. 5GHs7-4 includes these proteins:
- a CDS encoding cobalamin-binding protein, giving the protein MGPQRIVCLTEEPTETLYALGEQHRIVGISGFTVRPPVARKEKPKVSAFTSAKIDEILKLQPDFVIGFSDIQSEIAAALIKQGVEVWISNHRSVEGILDYILRLGALVGAADKARAYADGLRRGLEEIERASAALPRRPKVYFEEWDEPLITGIRWVAELVRIAGGDDVFPEHAAQSLAKHRILADSAEVIPLAPDIVFGSWCGKKFRPERVAARPGWDAIPAVRDGQLHEIKSPIILQPGPAALSDGVREIARIIQAWGRTAAAQ; this is encoded by the coding sequence ATGGGCCCCCAACGCATCGTCTGCCTCACCGAAGAACCGACCGAAACGCTGTACGCGCTCGGCGAGCAGCACCGCATCGTCGGCATCAGCGGCTTCACCGTGCGTCCGCCGGTCGCGCGCAAGGAAAAGCCCAAGGTCAGCGCCTTCACCAGCGCCAAGATCGACGAGATCCTGAAGCTGCAGCCGGACTTCGTGATCGGCTTTTCCGACATCCAGTCCGAGATCGCCGCCGCGCTGATCAAGCAGGGCGTGGAGGTGTGGATCAGCAACCACCGCAGCGTCGAGGGCATCCTCGACTACATCCTGCGGCTGGGCGCGCTGGTCGGCGCGGCCGATAAGGCGCGCGCCTACGCCGACGGCCTGCGCCGCGGCCTGGAGGAGATCGAGCGCGCCAGCGCCGCGTTGCCGCGCCGGCCCAAGGTGTATTTCGAGGAATGGGACGAGCCGCTGATCACCGGCATCCGCTGGGTCGCCGAGCTGGTGCGGATCGCGGGCGGCGACGACGTGTTTCCCGAACACGCGGCGCAATCGCTGGCCAAGCATCGCATCCTGGCCGATTCCGCCGAGGTGATCCCGCTGGCGCCGGACATCGTGTTCGGCTCGTGGTGCGGCAAGAAGTTCCGCCCCGAGCGCGTCGCCGCGCGCCCCGGCTGGGACGCGATTCCGGCGGTGCGCGACGGTCAGCTGCACGAGATCAAGTCGCCGATCATCCTGCAGCCCGGTCCGGCCGCGCTCAGCGACGGCGTGCGCGAGATCGCCCGCATCATCCAGGCCTGGGGACGCACGGCGGCGGCGCAGTAG
- a CDS encoding kinase yields the protein MPAAPHPSAAQAYAADFVERVLDDALSHSARTYAIAGLQGSGKSTLAAQVAAHAQERGLRVAVLSIDDCYLGRRERAQLGRRVHPLLATRGPPGTHAVELACATLDGLRAGGEVRLPRFDKLGDRRLPPSRWPRLRAVDLTLFEGWFLKTPAQTQAELIAPINELERAEDPDGVWRGYCNRALAEAYPPLWARLDRLLFLQPPGFEHVPEWRWQQERALQAARPGRVGMDRAGVERFVRLFERVSRQALARLPAIAEVSVAVDARRRVRDWRVRD from the coding sequence ATGCCGGCCGCTCCGCATCCCTCCGCCGCCCAGGCCTATGCCGCGGACTTCGTGGAGCGCGTGCTCGACGACGCGCTGTCGCATTCGGCGCGCACGTACGCGATCGCCGGCCTGCAGGGCAGCGGCAAATCGACCCTGGCCGCGCAGGTCGCCGCGCACGCACAGGAACGCGGTTTGCGCGTGGCGGTGCTGTCGATCGACGACTGCTACCTGGGCCGGCGCGAACGCGCGCAACTGGGCCGTCGCGTGCACCCCTTGCTGGCCACGCGCGGACCGCCGGGCACGCACGCGGTCGAGCTGGCCTGCGCCACCCTGGACGGCCTGCGCGCGGGCGGCGAGGTGCGCCTGCCGCGCTTCGACAAGCTCGGCGACCGGCGCCTGCCGCCGTCGCGCTGGCCGCGCCTGCGCGCGGTCGATCTGACCCTGTTCGAGGGCTGGTTCCTGAAAACGCCCGCGCAAACCCAAGCCGAGCTGATCGCACCGATCAACGAACTGGAGCGCGCGGAAGATCCCGACGGCGTCTGGCGCGGCTACTGCAACCGGGCCCTGGCCGAGGCCTATCCGCCCTTGTGGGCGCGCCTGGACCGCCTGCTGTTCCTGCAACCGCCCGGCTTCGAGCACGTGCCCGAGTGGCGCTGGCAGCAGGAGCGCGCGCTGCAGGCCGCCCGCCCCGGACGCGTCGGCATGGACCGCGCGGGGGTCGAGCGCTTCGTGCGCCTGTTCGAACGCGTGAGCCGCCAGGCGCTGGCGCGGCTGCCGGCGATCGCCGAGGTGAGCGTGGCGGTCGACGCGCGACGGCGCGTGCGGGACTGGCGCGTGCGCGACTGA
- the aac(6') gene encoding aminoglycoside 6'-N-acetyltransferase, translating to MSDAAWRVRPATQADLTAWAQLRSALWPDEDGEPATDHRDDMLEMLAQPERQVCLLAFDERGQACGFAEASLRGDYVNGTDRSPVGFLEGWYVAPSARGRGIGRGLIAQVEAWTLARGCDELASDSLLDNTLAHQAHAACGFEETERVVYFRKALR from the coding sequence GTGAGCGACGCGGCCTGGCGCGTGCGGCCGGCGACGCAGGCCGATCTGACCGCCTGGGCGCAACTGCGCAGCGCCTTGTGGCCGGACGAGGACGGCGAGCCGGCCACCGATCACCGCGACGACATGCTGGAAATGCTGGCGCAGCCCGAGCGCCAGGTCTGCCTGCTCGCGTTCGACGAACGCGGCCAGGCCTGCGGTTTCGCCGAAGCCAGCCTGCGCGGCGACTACGTCAACGGCACCGACCGCTCGCCGGTCGGGTTTCTCGAAGGCTGGTACGTGGCGCCGTCCGCGCGCGGCCGCGGCATCGGCCGCGGGCTGATCGCGCAGGTCGAGGCCTGGACGCTGGCGCGCGGTTGCGACGAGCTCGCGTCCGATTCGCTGCTCGACAACACCTTGGCGCACCAGGCGCACGCCGCCTGCGGCTTCGAAGAGACCGAGCGTGTGGTGTACTTCCGCAAAGCCCTGCGTTGA
- the pdxH gene encoding pyridoxamine 5'-phosphate oxidase: MNPHPLLAEAIAGFSGLFEEARIAGEPDPTAMTVATAGLDARPSARTVLLKAHDARGFVFYTHLDGRKGRELQANPHAALLFHWPRVRNGVQVRVEGAVEIVADAEADAYFASRPRVSQIGAWASLQSETLDSRDTFEQRLSQAEQRFEGRDVPRPPRWTGLRVRPEKVEFWYGADFRLHERWLYECDRAGDWSKRMLYP; the protein is encoded by the coding sequence ATGAACCCACATCCCCTGTTAGCCGAAGCCATCGCCGGATTCAGCGGTCTGTTCGAAGAGGCGCGCATCGCCGGCGAACCCGATCCGACCGCGATGACCGTCGCCACCGCCGGCCTGGACGCGCGTCCGTCGGCGCGCACCGTGCTGCTGAAGGCGCACGATGCGCGCGGCTTCGTGTTCTACACCCATCTGGACGGCCGCAAGGGCCGCGAGCTGCAGGCCAATCCGCATGCGGCGCTGCTGTTCCACTGGCCGCGCGTGCGCAATGGCGTGCAGGTGCGGGTGGAAGGCGCGGTCGAGATCGTCGCCGACGCCGAGGCCGACGCGTATTTCGCCTCGCGTCCGCGCGTGAGCCAGATCGGCGCGTGGGCCTCGCTGCAGTCCGAGACGCTGGATTCGCGCGACACCTTCGAGCAGCGCCTGAGCCAGGCCGAGCAGCGCTTCGAGGGCCGCGACGTGCCGCGCCCGCCGCGCTGGACCGGGTTGCGCGTGCGTCCGGAAAAGGTCGAGTTCTGGTACGGCGCCGATTTCCGTCTGCACGAGCGCTGGCTGTACGAATGCGACCGCGCCGGCGACTGGTCGAAGCGGATGCTGTATCCGTGA
- a CDS encoding triacylglycerol lipase — protein MSRSILRTGALRAGVWARVFAVLLLLAAALPASADDYTKTKHPVVLVHGLFGFDELGGLYDYWYDIPGQLRAGGAKVYVANVSSANSSELRGEQLIDYLETLQATYGYTRFNLIGHSHGGPTARYVASVRPDLVASITSMGSPHTGSKVADGIGTAFPPGSPGRGLVAGLADALGSFLEFLSGDDDPQDALAALASLDSRGAAAFNARYPEGLPASACGQGAASVRGVRYYSMGGTQPLSNVFDPSDLLMGAGALFFGFEANDGLVGRCSSHLGSVIRDDYAWNHLDEVNQVAGLRGLFASSPPSVYRAHLNRLKNAGL, from the coding sequence ATGTCGCGATCGATCCTGCGTACGGGCGCCTTGCGCGCCGGAGTCTGGGCCCGCGTGTTCGCGGTCCTGCTGTTGCTGGCGGCGGCCCTGCCGGCCAGCGCCGACGACTACACCAAGACCAAGCATCCCGTGGTACTGGTGCACGGCCTGTTCGGCTTCGACGAGCTCGGCGGCCTCTACGACTACTGGTACGACATTCCCGGCCAGCTGCGTGCCGGCGGCGCCAAGGTCTACGTCGCCAACGTGTCCTCGGCCAACTCCAGCGAACTGCGCGGCGAACAGCTGATCGACTATCTGGAAACCCTGCAGGCGACCTACGGCTACACCCGCTTCAACCTGATCGGCCACAGCCACGGCGGCCCGACCGCGCGCTACGTGGCCTCGGTGCGGCCGGATCTGGTCGCCTCGATCACCTCGATGGGCAGCCCGCACACCGGCAGCAAGGTCGCCGACGGCATCGGCACCGCGTTCCCGCCGGGCTCGCCCGGCCGCGGCCTGGTCGCCGGCCTCGCCGACGCGCTGGGCTCGTTCCTGGAGTTCCTGTCCGGCGACGACGATCCGCAGGATGCGTTGGCGGCATTGGCCTCGCTGGACAGCAGGGGCGCGGCCGCGTTCAACGCGCGCTATCCCGAAGGCCTGCCCGCCAGCGCCTGCGGCCAGGGCGCGGCCAGCGTGCGCGGCGTGCGTTATTACTCGATGGGCGGCACCCAGCCCTTGAGCAATGTGTTCGATCCCAGCGATCTGCTGATGGGCGCGGGCGCGCTGTTCTTCGGCTTCGAGGCCAACGACGGCCTGGTCGGGCGCTGCTCCTCGCACCTGGGCAGCGTGATCCGCGACGACTACGCCTGGAACCACCTCGACGAGGTCAACCAGGTCGCCGGCCTGCGCGGCCTGTTCGCATCCAGCCCGCCCAGCGTTTACCGTGCCCACCTCAATAGGCTGAAGAACGCCGGGTTGTAG